In Pungitius pungitius chromosome 2, fPunPun2.1, whole genome shotgun sequence, a single window of DNA contains:
- the LOC119210821 gene encoding cornifelin homolog B-like has product MSTQPLEDWNSDICDCFEDASTCCYGFWCCPCLASTVTVRSGENRCLPICDACCVVAFLVAKVPLIVPPSALSLRVAMRHKYGIKGSICRDLGVSCCCSWCSWCQMHRELKHRNKAPNVVTVEQPSVLQLQPAPGMMAAYPPKAAFVDYPGSSI; this is encoded by the exons ATGTCAACACAACCCTTGGAAGACTGGAACTCTGACATCTGTGACTGCTTTGAGGACGCAAGTACTT gcTGCTATGGCTTCTGGTGCTGCCCATGCCTTGCCTCCACGGTTACGGTACGATCGGGAGAGAATCGTTGTCTCCCAATATGTGACGCGTGTTGCGTGGTCGCGTTCTTAGTCGCTAAGGTACCTCTGATTGTGCCTCCTTCAGCCCTGTCTCTAAGGGTTGCCATGCGACACAAATATGGCATTAAG GGATCCATCTGTAGGGACCTTGGCGTTTCCTGTTGTTGCTCATGGTGCTCATGGTGTCAGATGCATCGGGAGTTGAAGCATCGCAATAAAGCACCCAATGTCGTCACTGTGGAGCAACCGAGCGTTTTGCAGTTGCAGCCCGCTCCAGGAATGATGGCTGCTTACC